The DNA segment AGAGTAGGTCTGGCCTGTGGCAGGAGGCAGACCCTCATCATCGGCAAGGTAAGTGCCATCCACGACGTATTCGGCAGCAGCACGGCTGCCATCTGCGCTGTACATCACGTGGATGTCATGCAACTGCTCGCTGTAACTGCGGTTCATGCGGTCCATGAAGGCTTTGAAGGTGTCGAGACCCGCCTCTCTGGGTCCCTGATTCAGGTCGTGGAGCACGTCATCATGCACCAGATCAAAGAAGGCGTCCCAGTCGCGGGCATTGAAGGCAGCGTAATACTGTTCGATCAGGCTCATGCAGCCCATTGTATGCAATCGAAAAGCACAAATCGTGCATCAGGCACACACAAACAGGGTCACCACAAAGTCCTGCTTTTGGCATGTCATCGAAAAAAGCGTTCAGCGTTCAGCCATCCGCTTTCAGCAAAAAGATCGTCCAAAGGCTTTGGCTTTAGGGAACAGCCAGACACAAAGACGCAAAATGAAAGCCAATCAGATTTGAAGCTCAAAAGCCTTGATCAGAAACATCATTCAAAACCATCAAAAAAGCCAGAGGGGATGCCTCTGGCCCAGACCAACAGGTGCTACTTGCGACGGCCAAATTGCCCCAGCAGGAAACCGGCAATGCCTCCCATCAGCAAGCAACTGAAAATCAACCATCCGGTTTGCACACTGCCCCGCATGAACAGGAAGCTGATGTAGGCCCTTGAACCGTATCCCAGGATGTTCTGCAGGAAGAAAATCAGCACGAGCAGCACAATCACCAGACCCACGATTTGCATGTTGTTCATCTTTTTCATATCCCACAGTACGAGGTTTTGCCTTCAGGTGTTCCCTTCAGAACCCGGCATCTTGCAAGACATCGCAGAAATGCTCCAGAGGACCGGAATCCACCTTGCCTGTGATCGAAATGGCGTCAAAACGGCAGGCCACATCGTCCCGGCCCAGATACCGCAAAGCCGCACGCCAGAGCAGTCGGCCTTTTCTGGAGGTGATGGTTTCCAGAGGATGCCCGAACGCCGTCCCTGTGCGGTGTTTGACCTCGGTGAAGACCACGGTGCCTGCTGGATCTCGGGTGATCAGGTCAATTTCGCCCCCCCGGATGCGAAAATTGCGCACCAGCAACACATGCCCCTGCTGCAACAGGTGCTGCAAAGCCCGGTCTTCCGCGTCTTGACCTTTCATGGGGTCAAGTTTAGGAGACCGGGCCAGAAGTTGGCAGAGGGGTTTGACGGAGGGAAAGGCTCGGGAAGTGCCGGGAGCTTTTTAAG comes from the Deinococcus misasensis DSM 22328 genome and includes:
- a CDS encoding YraN family protein, producing MKGQDAEDRALQHLLQQGHVLLVRNFRIRGGEIDLITRDPAGTVVFTEVKHRTGTAFGHPLETITSRKGRLLWRAALRYLGRDDVACRFDAISITGKVDSGPLEHFCDVLQDAGF
- a CDS encoding ketosteroid isomerase-related protein — translated: MSLIEQYYAAFNARDWDAFFDLVHDDVLHDLNQGPREAGLDTFKAFMDRMNRSYSEQLHDIHVMYSADGSRAAAEYVVDGTYLADDEGLPPATGQTYSLPGGAFFEIENGKIRRITNYYNLQDWIRQVNP